The Anastrepha obliqua isolate idAnaObli1 chromosome 5, idAnaObli1_1.0, whole genome shotgun sequence DNA window gaatgataatccaagagtgattgccgaaaaaccaatgcacccacaaagagtgactgttcggtgcggtttatgggccggcggcatcattgggccgtattttattcaaaacgaggccggtcaggcagttactgtgaatagtgttcgctatcgtgagatgctAACGAGCTTTTTATGgaccgaattggaagatatgaatgtGGACGATATATGGTTTCAACCGGACGGCACCACTTGTCACAATCTCACGTCGCGACGATgttaattggccgccaagatcatgtgatttgacaccgttggacttctttctttgaggttatttgaaagaaaaggtgtacgtcgataagccagcaataattcaagagctaaatgatgagataattcggcacattaacggcatagaacctcaattatgcctcagcgccatcgaaaatttggaccatcggatagaggtgtgccgccgaggccgtaattacgtaattgagccatattagtattatcataataaagagaaatgacaataatttcctaaaaaaattgtattttattcaaaatcaacaccggcccttgaaacttaaccaccctttagataaaacaaaataatataaaaaaaattatgttaaaaaataaagtaaaataaaataaaagttaacttgaactatattttttttaggttttggtGGGTGAGATAGGGTTCAAAATGTCTTAGCATTTACAGCGACCGTTGCCATCTGTCCGTTGTCTCCCTTGTCTTATGTCCTTGTAGGGCGAAATTGTAGAAGCTCAGTCAGACCATTACCTTATGTTTTCAAAAGGTCTAGGTACCCAAGCTACCTAAGTGGTCTAAACGAAACTATAGGTGCTGGCCCCATGCAGAATTGCTTTGATTgcctttcttgtttttatttttttgtttgctttgctttACTTTGAAAACTTCTATGGCCAAATGGCAGTTCTGAGCGCCGTcagaataatagaaaaaaacgaaGCGAtgagtgaaattgaaatttcaatggCTGAAAAATCGCTGCCAAATGCAGCATTACgctttttgaaactttaaagcgATTCAAGCGAGCCTTTTAGCAGCACCTTGGGGATGTTAATTGGCTCAGCAGCTTTGGGGTGATGCGCTTTCAGGGAATAatttgtgttgacatttttgtatataagaAATTCGTATAGAATAgagaaaaaatgtaatgttttgaataattttagatTAAATACTCGATTGTAACTAAATAGTGCGAAGGTTGAGTTGGGCTTAGGTGGTTAAGAGTAGAGTTTGCAGCCACGGACTGACAACTACAGCTCTTAAAATAGcttaaatatttccttttttaatttttaatatttgtggtgtgatttttactgaaaatattatttattacgtgttagaaaaaataaataatacattttttttcaatttttttcttggaaAAAGTGTATTTGGAGTCATCTGGTTACGTGGGATGAATTTCTAGTAAATTTTTCCGTTTTAAGGATTCATATTTGATCAAACCTTTATAAACTAGACTATAGTGGGTATTTACAATTCCAAAGGGTCCACGAATTTATCGCGCatccatatacgagtatgtacatacgCATAATAACATTTTATGATGgagtaaaaagaaaagtaaGTTTTTGTCGGTTTTTtgtatttccaaaatttctaATGTTTCAAgtttgcttgattttttttttttggtgatttgtaaaatttttattagagtTTGGCTTTTTTTTGGACGAAATTGTGCAGAGTTTTCACTGCACGGGGTTTGGATATTTACAATTGTCAGTCTTAGGACAAAAAGCAAGACATGGCGGCGCATCCAGATATGTATgtggatacatacatacgtatgtatggatgtgcatatgcataaataaattgtatgatggaataaaaggaaaaataagtccttgttgtttttttgtatcgACTTATTCCTTAaattttcagtgtttccagtttgcttagttaaaaaaaaattttgtgattctaaaaatttttgtttctgctagatttttttgtgcaaaattttatttgcataatttgCACTTTCGCTATTTATACCAGTTAacgaaaacattaaataaaaaaaatttaacggaacatatgtatattatatgataattttcctatttttgcAAACAGTTACAATTCAACGCACCTGGTGCAAAACCAAAATACTCTACTAAAGTACAACAACATGcgcataaaacaaattttatagcgCGTGCGCTAAGAGTGACAAAATTCTATAATCTCGCATATTCAACATACTCTGCTAATAATACATAAATCCCCCTCATTGAGCGCCAGTACCCAGACCGTCAATATTATTTTAGAAACAACAAACGCAGCATCGCTTTAGCACGTTATGAACACGGCAAAGCTCTCCTATTACCAGTGTTGTTGGCGATGTCCGAGTGGGAAGTCCTCTCTGTTGCAGTTCAAGTGAGCGGAACGGTAGTTCCTGCGAATTTTTTGTAAGTAAATGGATGCAGTTATGTGCACGATGATGCACTGTGACATTGGCTGAATAGCAACGGGATCGATACATGACCGTGCAGCTGGGTCGCAAATGGCGCCCACTATTAAAGGCGTGCGCCGAGGTGATTGCGCCACTGTCTGTACGTGGCTCTAGCCTTAAGTGCTGTGCTTGTAGACAAGTGTCTTAACGTACATATATCCCAGCGCAGacataaaattaatacaaaaaaccaaaaaaatatccaCATCCAAAGTTTTGAGCTGtgataaaattaagttttttgtttttaagtatttgtattaaattttgttttcgggTTTAGAAATATAGGGTTTCGTTATAATGTTTAAAAGTTGTTTGGGCCGCAAAGGCCTGTTGTTGATTTTCACTTTATGCTTGCTGGTGCAGCGAGCGCATATGTTGGCAGATGCGGCGGTTGCACCAACCCCCAGCTCGCCCGTCGACGATAAAGCTGCggagaaattaaaaatacccACAACCTCTACCGCTGCCGAGACGGGGGCAGCAGCTAAGGAAACAAGGCCAGAGGTGTCTGATATAATGAATGATGAGGCCTCAAAAACGGAAACAAACGTCAAGACTGATGCTGAGTCTAATGCAGCGAAAATAATAGACAACAAGGAGAAAGACTGGTGGAAGCGTATGGTGCTGTACCAGATCTATCCACGTTCGTTTCTGGACACTACACTCGATGGTATAGGCGATATCAAAGGTGAGCAAAAATAAGAGAAATGAATCTTTAATacatgcaaaaacaacaaaaaaaatctatttgttGCAGGTATAATCATGAAACTGCCATATCTCGTTGAGACTGGAATTCAAGCCATTTCGCTGGGCCCCGTTTTCCAGTCTCCTATGGTTGATTTTGGCTACGACGtaactgatttaaaaaaaatccagcCCGAATACGGTACAATGCAAGATTTGGAAACGTTAATAACGGAAGCGAATCTCTTGGGTAACTGTTAATCTTTGATACCGTTGTGTGTGCAACGGATTTATagattactttgtttttttatgcttGCAGGCATCAAAATAATTATGGACATTGTGCCAAATCATTCCTCAAATCAAAGTGCGTGGTTTCAGAAGTCCGTCGACCGCGAAAACGGCTatgaaaacttttacatttgggCTGATGCCAAAATGAATGAGAAAGGTGAACGGATGCCACCAAATAATTGGGTGTGTAATGCAACGAGATTTAGTGTCGTttgaaatttgcacaatttaaaCATTTGTTCTAATACTCCACAGCAATCATTGTACTATGGCCCCGCATGGACATGGAATGAAAAACGTGGCCAATATTACCTCCATCAATTCGCATCGCAACAACCTGATCTAAACTACCGCGAAGCCAAAGTAGTTCTAGCCATCGATGATGTCTTAAAATTCTGGTTGGAAAAAGGCGTTAACGGTATTCGCATGGATTCAGTCGGTTATTTGTTCGAAGATGAACAGTTGCGCGATGAACCACGCACTGGCAAAACCAACGACACCAATTGCTACGATTACACCGCACACATCCACACCAAACATCTGGTATGCGTAATGAGTTTTAGCACAAGTCGCGGACTTACCCATAATATTATCCCTACAGCCCGATACTATCGAAATGGTGCAACATTGGCGCAGGTTGCTGGATGACTACACTAGCAAAAATGGTGGCCCCACACGCGTTCTCATGACCGATGCTTATGCTGACGTGAAGACGTCGATGGAGTACTATGAAACCAGCGATGGCAAGAAGGGCGCGCATATTCCACTCAACCTAAACTTGATCACACTGAATGAGCACTCAGATGCACGTGATTATGTGTTCGTTATAAAGAAGTGGTTGACATACATGCCGCGTGGATTCACCCCCAACTGGGTGATGGGCAATCACAATAATCCGCGCATGGCAACACGTCTCGGCCCAAAGCGCATCGATTCGATGcacatgatgatgatgacgttgCCTGGTGTGGCGGTAACCTACTATGTAAGTGTGGAACAtggttgttgttgcttattGCAATACCTTGAATGTGAGCAAATTTAatactttgtttgtttttggcatCGTTTTTAGGGTGATGAAATTGGTATGCAAGATCATCGTGATCTTAGCTGGGATAACACCTTCGATCCACTTGCACGCAATGCTGGGCGTGCCAAATACAGGCAGCTGTCTCGTGACCCCGAGCGAACACCCTTCCAGTGGGATTCTCTAATGAATGCAGGTAAAGTTGCCGGACGGCATTGCAGTGCCAGCTTTACTCAATATGCGTGCTTTTAGGCTTCTCAGGCGCCGATAGAACGTGGATGCCTGTGCATCCCAGCTACAAAAATCTGAATCTCAAGCAGCAGACAACCGGAAGAAGTCACTACCTGGTCTACAAGGCGCTAACCGAAATGCGTAAGATGCCGGCACTCGCCAGAGGACGCTTACAAATCGAGGCAATCGATCGCGACATTTTTGCAATTGAAAGgtaattaagaaatttttatttttttaaataaatttttataaaaaataaataaatttttataaaaaataaattttaatatattttaaagtgcGTTAAAGTTTCGGTTAGAAATAAAtatctcaaatattttttatatcgttttttatatttgttgtacatatttttaattttttaaatttttttttattttatatatatataattgaacaaacttttttaaaaaatcgcttAAAAAATGAACATCCACATTTTTTCTTACAGGGAAGTTCCAGACGATAGCTCCGTTCTAACCGTCATCAACATTGGGCCACGCGCGCGCGCTGTTAATTTGACCGCAGTTTTTGATCTCAAATTCCAGCAAAAGCTAACTGTGTTGGTTGCTAGTTCCTTGTCCACTAAAGAGGCTGGGTGAGTTTACTTTGTAACAACTTTTCTCAATTCTAACCAACCTGCTGACTAACACACAACCTTTGTACCCTTGCAGTAAAGCGCTGCCCGCAGACGCTTTAGCCCTGGCGCCTTATGAGGGGCTCGTTTGCATGATCGGTTGAATGATTTACATAtctaatttatagattattTGGAATCTCCGCTTATCGTCACGAACAATTGAATGGGTTTTATTGATTTAACAGGCTATGTATAtgcatgaaataaataaaagcaaaatcatgtaaaattttaaatcaaatgagTTGGTCATTTATAGTCTGATGGGTAATTA harbors:
- the LOC129249170 gene encoding maltase 2-like is translated as MFKSCLGRKGLLLIFTLCLLVQRAHMLADAAVAPTPSSPVDDKAAEKLKIPTTSTAAETGAAAKETRPEVSDIMNDEASKTETNVKTDAESNAAKIIDNKEKDWWKRMVLYQIYPRSFLDTTLDGIGDIKGIIMKLPYLVETGIQAISLGPVFQSPMVDFGYDVTDLKKIQPEYGTMQDLETLITEANLLGIKIIMDIVPNHSSNQSAWFQKSVDRENGYENFYIWADAKMNEKGERMPPNNWQSLYYGPAWTWNEKRGQYYLHQFASQQPDLNYREAKVVLAIDDVLKFWLEKGVNGIRMDSVGYLFEDEQLRDEPRTGKTNDTNCYDYTAHIHTKHLPDTIEMVQHWRRLLDDYTSKNGGPTRVLMTDAYADVKTSMEYYETSDGKKGAHIPLNLNLITLNEHSDARDYVFVIKKWLTYMPRGFTPNWVMGNHNNPRMATRLGPKRIDSMHMMMMTLPGVAVTYYGDEIGMQDHRDLSWDNTFDPLARNAGRAKYRQLSRDPERTPFQWDSLMNAGFSGADRTWMPVHPSYKNLNLKQQTTGRSHYLVYKALTEMRKMPALARGRLQIEAIDRDIFAIEREVPDDSSVLTVINIGPRARAVNLTAVFDLKFQQKLTVLVASSLSTKEAGKALPADALALAPYEGLVCMIG